Proteins from a genomic interval of Bradyrhizobium sp. CCGB01:
- a CDS encoding glutathione peroxidase yields the protein MMNRRNMLAATLAGAFAPVTRAFADGGMSRISAYAFSFPALSGDDIRLAAFTGKPLLVVNTASLCGYTPQYAGLQEIWNEFRARGLTVIGVPSNDFGGQEPGGTSEITETAHHQYGVTFPIAAKAVVVGAKAHPFYKWAAEARPREVPRWNFHKYLIGRDGYIAEVFPSAVDPADTRVKTAIAKALADS from the coding sequence ATGATGAACCGCAGAAACATGCTCGCTGCGACGCTTGCAGGCGCGTTTGCGCCTGTGACGCGCGCGTTCGCCGATGGCGGCATGAGCCGGATCTCGGCCTACGCCTTCTCCTTTCCAGCGTTGTCAGGCGACGACATTCGCCTTGCTGCCTTCACCGGCAAGCCGCTGCTGGTGGTCAACACCGCTTCGCTCTGCGGCTACACCCCGCAATATGCCGGCCTCCAGGAGATCTGGAACGAGTTTCGCGCGCGCGGCCTTACCGTGATCGGTGTGCCCTCCAACGATTTCGGCGGACAGGAGCCCGGCGGCACCAGCGAGATCACGGAGACCGCTCACCACCAATACGGCGTTACCTTCCCGATCGCGGCCAAGGCTGTGGTGGTCGGCGCGAAGGCGCATCCGTTCTACAAATGGGCGGCCGAAGCGCGTCCCCGCGAGGTTCCGCGCTGGAACTTCCATAAATATCTGATCGGCCGCGACGGCTACATTGCCGAAGTCTTTCCATCGGCGGTCGATCCGGCCGACACGCGGGTCAAGACCGCCATTGCCAAGGCGTTGGCCGATAGCTGA
- a CDS encoding polysaccharide deacetylase family protein, with the protein MRVAAGLILASAMSVAMAGVAWSQTPAAKPAAATQAPPAAAPAAAPAPAPAAAAAAPAQPAFPPPPKQAPQPARAACNTPGALGVARTVEIDTTGGPGFGFEHFKELDFLRDHEVVLTFDDGPWPKNTPAVLKALADECTTGIFFSIGKHATYEPEILKQVYAAGHTVGAHTWSHANLNNKKLTEAQRKEEIEKGFSAVKWALGGISPSPFFRFPALQHPPEMVTYLGNRNVAIFSCDIDSFDFKASKPEKVVETVMKKLDTKGKGIILMHDFQKHTAEALPELLKRLKAGGYKVVAMRAKFPASTLPEYDQELLKDVKLPTVSQRPVNSVVTTVSE; encoded by the coding sequence ATGCGTGTGGCGGCAGGACTGATTTTGGCAAGCGCGATGTCAGTTGCGATGGCAGGCGTAGCGTGGTCGCAGACCCCGGCCGCAAAGCCCGCGGCAGCCACCCAGGCGCCGCCGGCAGCAGCGCCAGCCGCCGCACCTGCGCCCGCTCCGGCGGCTGCCGCCGCCGCTCCAGCCCAGCCGGCGTTCCCGCCCCCTCCGAAACAGGCTCCCCAGCCCGCTCGCGCGGCTTGCAACACACCGGGCGCGCTCGGTGTCGCACGCACCGTCGAGATCGACACGACAGGCGGTCCCGGCTTCGGCTTCGAGCACTTCAAGGAGCTCGACTTCCTGCGCGACCACGAGGTCGTGCTGACCTTCGACGACGGCCCCTGGCCCAAGAACACACCCGCGGTGCTGAAGGCCCTCGCCGATGAATGCACCACCGGCATCTTCTTCTCGATCGGCAAGCACGCGACCTATGAGCCGGAGATCCTGAAGCAGGTCTACGCGGCCGGGCATACCGTGGGCGCGCACACTTGGTCGCACGCCAATCTCAACAACAAGAAGCTCACGGAAGCGCAGCGCAAGGAAGAGATCGAGAAGGGATTCTCGGCAGTGAAGTGGGCGCTCGGCGGCATCTCGCCCTCGCCGTTCTTCCGCTTCCCGGCGCTCCAGCATCCGCCGGAGATGGTCACCTATCTCGGCAACCGCAACGTCGCGATCTTCTCCTGCGATATCGACTCCTTCGACTTCAAGGCCTCCAAGCCCGAGAAGGTGGTCGAGACCGTGATGAAGAAGCTCGACACCAAGGGCAAGGGCATCATCCTGATGCACGACTTCCAGAAGCACACTGCGGAAGCCCTGCCCGAGCTGCTCAAGCGCTTGAAGGCCGGCGGCTACAAGGTGGTGGCGATGCGCGCCAAATTCCCGGCCTCGACGCTGCCGGAATACGACCAGGAGCTGCTCAAGGACGTCAAGCTGCCGACGGTGAGCCAGCGCCCGGTCAATTCCGTGGTGACGACCGTTTCCGAATAG
- a CDS encoding dihydrofolate reductase, giving the protein MSFRFEGYVIISADGMLADASHVMPDSLKFEGDKLFFEQALDRAALIVHGRHSHEQQPNSPKRKRLVLTHKIKALTVDPEMPNATLWNPDHASFEEACAFADVASGTVAIIGGPVVFDMFMDRYDTFWLSEAPHLLLPGGEGCFVGVPERTPHEVLASHGMKPGAPFVLDAAHDVTVTPWRRA; this is encoded by the coding sequence TTGTCTTTCCGTTTCGAAGGCTACGTCATCATCTCGGCGGACGGCATGCTTGCCGACGCCAGCCATGTCATGCCCGACAGCCTGAAGTTCGAAGGCGACAAGCTGTTCTTCGAGCAGGCGCTCGATCGTGCCGCGCTGATCGTGCACGGCCGCCACTCGCACGAGCAGCAGCCGAACTCTCCCAAGCGCAAGCGGCTGGTCCTGACCCACAAGATCAAGGCCCTGACCGTCGATCCCGAGATGCCCAACGCGACGCTGTGGAATCCGGACCATGCCAGCTTCGAGGAGGCCTGCGCCTTCGCCGACGTCGCCTCCGGCACCGTCGCGATCATCGGCGGCCCCGTCGTGTTCGACATGTTCATGGATCGCTACGACACGTTCTGGCTGTCGGAAGCCCCGCATCTTCTGCTGCCTGGCGGCGAAGGCTGTTTTGTCGGTGTGCCGGAGCGGACGCCACACGAGGTGCTGGCGTCGCACGGCATGAAGCCGGGCGCGCCGTTCGTGCTCGACGCGGCGCATGACGTCACCGTCACGCCGTGGCGCCGAGCCTAG
- a CDS encoding outer membrane protein has protein sequence MARAVVVLGAAHVAAFAVTAARAADLPVKAPPRLAPVANWTQFYVGGGLGFDFATGRSNLAPVGGGADLFTLDGLQGADLGLSVFAGFDVQVAPRVVIGGFVDYDWSRQRTTASAGGAAFGQSLSAALPSLDQGWTIGGRAGFLVTPDILLYGLAGYSEMRINNWSLNYVILGGGPSFTAQEPALTSHGYTVGAGAEYRLASNVSLRGEYRYVALGRNTTVDPLGAVWTTDLSEHVVRIGAAYRFGQFGGPATASAAPALKPIWTGVYVGAGIGGDVITPHIAGSFAGVLDLNASGLGGADVGGTFTIGYDRQVAPRWVLGAFGLIDAGTNGGAKVKASGGGAEISSDLAAVKWGWTVGGRVGYLVAPETLVYLLGGYSGTTAQSISYNFLGLPGTAPTREYHGATFGGGFERFFTDSISARAEYRVTHLGTRDDLASDFMTSLSAGGTVHTLRGVLAYHLPAP, from the coding sequence TTGGCGCGTGCGGTTGTTGTCCTGGGAGCCGCGCATGTCGCAGCCTTTGCCGTAACGGCAGCTCGCGCAGCTGACTTGCCCGTAAAGGCGCCGCCGCGATTGGCCCCTGTGGCGAACTGGACCCAGTTCTATGTCGGCGGCGGGCTGGGCTTCGACTTCGCGACGGGCCGCTCGAACCTTGCGCCGGTCGGTGGCGGCGCGGATCTGTTCACGCTCGACGGTCTGCAGGGCGCCGATCTCGGACTATCCGTCTTCGCTGGCTTCGACGTCCAGGTCGCGCCGCGCGTCGTGATCGGCGGCTTTGTCGATTACGACTGGTCGCGCCAGCGCACGACAGCGAGTGCCGGCGGCGCCGCTTTCGGCCAGAGCCTGAGCGCGGCGCTGCCGTCGCTCGATCAGGGCTGGACCATCGGCGGCCGTGCGGGATTTCTGGTGACGCCCGATATCCTGCTCTATGGCCTTGCCGGCTACAGCGAGATGCGGATCAACAATTGGAGCCTCAATTATGTGATCCTCGGGGGTGGTCCCTCGTTCACGGCGCAGGAACCGGCGCTGACGTCGCACGGTTACACGGTCGGCGCGGGCGCGGAATATCGCCTTGCAAGCAATGTCTCGCTGCGCGGCGAATACCGCTATGTCGCGCTGGGCCGCAACACGACGGTCGACCCGCTTGGTGCGGTCTGGACCACGGACCTGTCCGAGCATGTGGTCCGGATCGGCGCAGCCTATCGCTTCGGCCAGTTCGGCGGACCCGCGACTGCCTCCGCGGCACCCGCGCTGAAGCCGATCTGGACGGGCGTTTATGTCGGTGCGGGCATCGGCGGCGATGTCATCACGCCCCATATCGCGGGCTCGTTCGCCGGTGTGCTGGATCTCAACGCGTCCGGCCTCGGCGGCGCCGATGTCGGCGGCACGTTCACGATCGGCTACGATCGCCAGGTCGCGCCGCGCTGGGTCCTCGGTGCATTCGGGCTGATCGATGCCGGGACCAATGGTGGCGCCAAGGTCAAGGCCTCCGGCGGAGGTGCCGAGATCTCGTCGGATCTCGCCGCGGTGAAATGGGGGTGGACCGTCGGTGGACGCGTCGGCTATCTCGTGGCGCCGGAGACGCTGGTCTATCTGCTCGGCGGCTACAGCGGAACGACGGCGCAGTCGATCTCGTACAATTTCCTCGGACTTCCCGGCACCGCACCGACACGGGAATATCACGGCGCGACCTTTGGCGGCGGCTTCGAGCGCTTCTTCACCGACAGCATCTCCGCCCGCGCCGAATATCGCGTCACGCATCTCGGGACGCGAGACGATCTGGCGTCTGATTTCATGACCAGCTTGAGCGCCGGCGGCACGGTGCACACGCTGCGCGGCGTGCTAGCCTATCACCTTCCGGCGCCGTAG
- a CDS encoding DoxX family protein, with protein MPAFVTFGRILFAVLFIYTGATKLFAIQTTADFIATKVVVPEVIAPYAKQIETATAMTTPQLLAIAVGALEVIAGLMIALNFGARFFALLMIIYVAVATVLFYDFWNQAAPDNAKMLVDALKNLSIIGALFMIMGFGRATRSAETAYGDV; from the coding sequence ATGCCAGCGTTCGTGACTTTCGGGCGGATCCTGTTCGCCGTGCTGTTCATCTACACGGGCGCGACCAAGCTCTTTGCCATCCAGACGACGGCCGATTTCATAGCCACCAAGGTCGTGGTGCCGGAAGTGATCGCGCCTTACGCCAAGCAGATCGAGACGGCGACTGCCATGACCACGCCGCAACTGTTGGCGATCGCGGTGGGCGCGCTCGAGGTCATCGCGGGGCTGATGATCGCGCTGAACTTCGGCGCGCGTTTCTTCGCATTGCTGATGATCATCTACGTCGCGGTCGCGACCGTGCTGTTCTACGACTTCTGGAACCAGGCGGCGCCCGACAACGCCAAGATGCTGGTCGACGCGCTCAAGAACCTGTCGATCATCGGCGCGCTGTTCATGATCATGGGCTTTGGCCGCGCCACGCGCTCGGCCGAGACGGCTTACGGGGACGTCTAG
- a CDS encoding NADP-dependent malic enzyme, producing the protein MSSFSDDLHQAALAYHRLPRPGKLEIQASKPLANQRDLALAYSPGVAAACTEIAKNPAEAATLTTRANLVAVVSNGTAVLGLGNIGPLASKPVMEGKAVLFKKFAGIDVFDIEIAADTIDRVVETVAALEPTFGGINLEDIRGPECFEIEAQLKERMKIPVFHDDQHGTAIIVAAAITNGLRLNGKKLSDVKIVASGAGAAAIATLNLLVSMGAQRKNIWVCDIDGLVHEGRNTTMDRWKAVYAQKTDKRTLGDVIGGADIFIGLSAPGVLKPEMAKAMGEKPLIMALANPTPEIMPEEARKVRSDAMICTGRSDYPNQVNNVLCFPFIFRGALDVGASAINEEMKHAAVEAIAQLAREAPSDAVAQGFDTGETQGFGPGSLIPSPFDPRLILRIAPAVAKAAMESGVATRPITNFDEYTALLERFAFRSGLVMKPMFAKAKTQPVRVIYAEGEDERVLRATQVVLEEKLATPILVGRPSVVEARIKRFGLSIKAGKDFDLINPEDDPRYRSYVQSYVEVAGRRGVTPDAARTVVRTNNTVIAALAVTRGEADAMLCGVEGRYMSHLRHVREIVGFSPGISDYAALALLITSKGAFFIADTQVRPNPSAEELAEIASLAAVHVQRFNIKPKIAFVSHSDFGSYDTESSRKMRRATQLLKEKHPEIEADGEMQGDTALSAAARKMVLPHSKLEGEANIMIMPGLDTANVAYQMIKSLADALPVGPILVGPARPAHILTPSVTARGILNMTAVAVVEAQERAARQQPTLFT; encoded by the coding sequence ATGTCGTCCTTTTCTGATGATCTCCACCAGGCGGCGCTGGCCTATCACCGTCTGCCGCGCCCCGGAAAGCTCGAGATCCAGGCGAGCAAGCCGCTCGCCAACCAGCGCGACCTCGCGCTCGCCTATTCTCCGGGCGTTGCCGCCGCCTGCACCGAGATCGCCAAGAACCCGGCCGAAGCCGCCACGCTCACCACCCGCGCCAACCTGGTCGCGGTGGTCTCGAACGGCACCGCGGTGCTCGGCCTCGGCAATATCGGCCCGCTGGCTTCCAAGCCGGTGATGGAGGGCAAGGCGGTCCTGTTCAAGAAGTTCGCCGGCATCGACGTGTTCGACATCGAGATCGCCGCCGACACCATCGATCGCGTGGTCGAGACGGTGGCGGCGCTCGAGCCGACCTTCGGCGGCATCAATCTGGAAGACATCCGCGGACCGGAGTGCTTCGAGATCGAGGCGCAGCTGAAGGAACGCATGAAGATCCCGGTCTTCCATGACGACCAGCACGGGACCGCGATCATCGTCGCCGCCGCCATCACCAATGGCCTTCGGCTGAACGGCAAGAAGCTGTCCGACGTCAAGATCGTGGCGTCGGGGGCAGGGGCCGCAGCGATTGCGACGCTCAATCTGCTCGTGTCGATGGGCGCGCAGCGCAAGAACATCTGGGTCTGCGACATCGACGGCCTCGTGCATGAGGGCCGCAACACCACGATGGATCGCTGGAAGGCGGTCTATGCGCAGAAGACCGACAAGCGCACGCTTGGCGATGTCATCGGCGGCGCCGACATCTTCATCGGCCTGTCGGCACCGGGCGTGCTGAAGCCGGAGATGGCCAAGGCGATGGGCGAAAAGCCCCTGATCATGGCGCTCGCCAACCCGACTCCCGAGATCATGCCTGAGGAAGCGCGCAAGGTGCGCTCCGACGCCATGATCTGCACCGGCCGCTCCGACTATCCGAACCAGGTCAACAACGTCCTCTGCTTCCCCTTCATCTTCCGCGGCGCGCTCGACGTCGGCGCCAGCGCCATCAACGAGGAGATGAAGCACGCCGCCGTCGAGGCCATCGCGCAGCTCGCGCGCGAGGCGCCGTCCGATGCGGTGGCGCAGGGCTTTGACACCGGCGAAACGCAGGGCTTTGGTCCCGGCTCGCTGATCCCGAGCCCCTTTGATCCCAGGTTGATCCTGCGCATCGCGCCCGCCGTCGCCAAGGCTGCGATGGAGTCCGGCGTCGCGACGCGGCCCATCACCAATTTCGATGAGTACACCGCGCTGCTCGAGCGCTTCGCCTTCCGCTCCGGCCTCGTCATGAAGCCGATGTTCGCCAAGGCCAAGACCCAGCCGGTGCGCGTGATCTACGCCGAAGGCGAAGACGAGCGTGTGCTGCGTGCGACGCAAGTCGTGCTGGAGGAGAAGCTGGCGACGCCGATCCTGGTCGGCCGTCCGTCGGTGGTCGAAGCACGCATCAAGCGCTTCGGCCTGTCGATCAAGGCAGGCAAGGACTTCGACCTCATCAATCCCGAGGACGATCCGCGCTATCGCTCTTATGTGCAGTCCTATGTCGAGGTCGCCGGCCGCCGCGGCGTGACGCCGGACGCGGCGCGCACGGTGGTGCGCACCAACAACACGGTGATCGCCGCGCTCGCGGTCACGCGCGGGGAGGCGGATGCGATGCTCTGCGGCGTCGAGGGCCGCTACATGAGCCATCTACGCCATGTCCGCGAGATCGTCGGATTCTCGCCTGGAATCAGCGACTATGCGGCGCTGGCGCTGCTGATCACCAGCAAGGGTGCGTTCTTCATCGCCGACACGCAGGTTCGCCCCAACCCGAGCGCGGAAGAGCTTGCCGAGATCGCTTCGCTTGCGGCGGTCCACGTCCAGCGCTTCAACATCAAGCCGAAGATCGCCTTCGTCTCGCATTCGGATTTCGGCAGCTATGACACCGAGTCCTCGCGCAAGATGCGCCGGGCGACCCAGCTGTTGAAGGAGAAGCATCCGGAGATCGAAGCCGACGGCGAGATGCAGGGCGACACCGCGCTCTCCGCTGCTGCGCGAAAGATGGTGTTGCCGCACTCCAAGCTGGAGGGCGAGGCCAACATCATGATCATGCCGGGCCTCGACACCGCCAACGTCGCCTATCAGATGATCAAGTCGCTGGCTGATGCGCTGCCCGTCGGTCCGATCCTGGTCGGCCCGGCGCGCCCGGCGCATATCCTCACCCCATCGGTGACCGCGCGCGGCATCCTGAACATGACCGCCGTCGCGGTCGTCGAAGCGCAGGAACGCGCGGCCCGGCAGCAGCCGACGTTGTTTACGTAA